Sequence from the Candidatus Eisenbacteria bacterium genome:
GATGGTCGAAGGGGATCCTGACGAGCGGGCGGTCGGGGAAGACCCGCCCGATCTCCCGCCGGAAGCTCTCGTCCATGCCGTAGTTGTCGTCCGCGAAGAGGAAGCCGCCCGATGTGAGGTAGCGCCTGAGGCGGTCGACCTCGCCATCGCTGAACCGGACATTGCCGTGGCCGTTCATGTAGAGGAACGGGTGATTGAAGAGATCCTCGTCCATGATCGCGACTCGCGCCTCGTCGATCCGCTCCACTGGAATCGGCGTCCGCTCGCGAAGGGCCCGCGCCAGGTTGGGCAGGCTCGATGGATTGCCGTACCAGTCGCCGCCGCCGTCGTACTTCAACCGGGCCAGGACGAAGCCCGGCTGCACGGCGGCCTCCACCGCGGGAGCCAGCAGGCCGGCCAGGATCAGCCCTTGCAGCGCGG
This genomic interval carries:
- a CDS encoding DUF4159 domain-containing protein is translated as MRRILLAALQGLILAGLLAPAVEAAVQPGFVLARLKYDGGGDWYGNPSSLPNLARALRERTPIPVERIDEARVAIMDEDLFNHPFLYMNGHGNVRFSDGEVDRLRRYLTSGGFLFADDNYGMDESFRREIGRVFPDRPLVRIPFDHPIYHSFYSFPSGPPKIHEHDGKPSEGLGIVDGDRLVVFYTYEADIGDGIEDPEVHNDPPEKREAAMKLAVNVVVYAMTH